tcctttaataaAATACAATTTTAGAGATAATTGTACTTAGTGCCAAACTATGCATATCTATCTACTAATTCATTCCTTCACAATGTATTCAATATGTAAAATAAGCTCGTTAAATATTTTGTGGAAAGGTGGGTGGTCTCATGACGGTTATTATAAAACAGAATTAAGATGGTGCACCTAAACACAAGGGCTATAATCTTTTAGTTACCCTTAATTACTTAAAATTATTGCAGTATTTAAGCAGTTATATTTGGTGATGTTATTATAAAGATGTTTTAGGAAGACTTGGAAGTTGGAACTATGAAGTTCAGTTATATTGCCAGATGCTGTTATGCATGAAAGGAGTATGTTTAGGGGATTTTTCTTTAACTCATCATGAGGGATCTCTTTCCTTATGCTTCGTATGGATCATGAAATTTTCCATTAAAATTGATCTGTAGACTGTTAAGGTGTATAGTTTATTTGAATATTGTGAGATTCATAGTCTTAGATAATATCACTGTATCACCAAATGGTAATTTGTGCTAACTGTTTAGATGCTCCAGTTTCAAGTAATTGTTTTTCGCTTCTTGCTTTTTTGTGGTGGTTTGAATGGTTCACATTCATGGAGTAGCACCGTTAGTGATCAGTCTTTTATTGTGTTTGAATGTTTGGCAGCGCAGATGAATAAGAATCTGTGTGGTAGCTTTTCAGTCAGGCATTATCCCATGCTATTATGGGGTCCACCACCTAAATTTGCATCTGGTCAATGGGATCCTAAGAAAGAGAAAAGCGAGATACAATTAATTGATGATGAAAGGACGGCAGATCATTTGCTTAATTGGATAAATAAACGAATTGGCAGGCAAGTTGCTgtgcatcattttttttaatgtttccaTGAATCAGGAATCAGCATACGCTAGCTTTTGCTGTGTTTTAATGTATGTAATATTTTGAATTTAACGTATGAAAACatgataatttatttttgatgtGTGCATCTTAAAGATAATATCAAGGTTTAAAATCTTGGTACTCGTACTTGTACTTGTAAAGGTTTCCAATCTGTTGTGCTACCATGCTGACACATGCAACTGGTAAAGGGTGCCAATCTGTAGCGGTCCTTGTTGGTCTGGTATTGTATGCCAGCATGGACAGGCAGAGTGCCATACTTAAATCCTTAGATGGGACACACTACATGGCAATCATCTACTCGGATCAGTATATGCTTATATTATAGTTGCACTGTGCACACACTACCACTTGCTTAAAAAAGAGATTCAGAATTAAGTGTGTGCATCATTAGATCGTAAGTCTACATATTAGAAGCTACAAACGATTTAGGAAAGATGATATGCTTGTATGGTGATATGGCACTCTTACCTCCCCAAGTATACAAGATCTCTTGACTGGCATTGGAATTGATAGGTAATGAATAGGTTACAGTATAGGCATCACTAATATTAGGAGTATAATTATAAACTAAGGGCCAGTTTGATGAGATGAAAGAGAGGCACGACTCTGTAGCCAAGTGGAGTCAGAGTCAGATATTCACTTGGCCTTTGGCTTTTTATAGTACCTACTATATTATTGGATTGGGAATATTAAGAATCTATCATAGTTACTAATGACTTAATCTCGTGTTGATAATCTTCCTTACAAAAGACTGTCCTGATTTTTCAGGTGCAATTTGTAATTCTTGATCAATAATTGTTACAGATTTTCATCTGACATGCAATGAATTCACTGAGGATTCATTTCCATATCTGAGTGTTATGCTCCACTATTCCTAATATCTTCTGTGGTTTATTATCTTGGAACAATGCAATCGACCTATATAGGATTTCTAGACGCAGCTTAAAAGTTGCAAGCAGATGTTTATACTTGCTTTCATATGTAAAAGCTGCATGTGTGATGCTTCTTTTTatatgttttatatatatatgacaaTAGTCGCTTTATCTTTATGCATTATTATATTAGTTCAACTCTCCTTCAAagcatttttaattaaaaattgggTATCTTGTACGGATGAGTCCTACCGTAGATGGGTTTTGGCTTAATATGGCAATTATGTATTCTGACGTCAGATTAGAAGAACAACATGCCTACAATATTACAACTAATATCAAGGTCGAACTTTTGTTTTTTCAGCATGTGTTAACGTACCGAAAACCAATAAGTTTTAGTTGGTTTCTAGCCAAATGAGCCAGATTTAAAAAATTGCTTATGTAATGTAATGATGAAAATTTCTAGAAATATTAAAAGCTAATATATAAATACTTATACTaagaaataatataaaattaaatatttaatttcacaTAAAAGCAGCAATTTAGCAAGAGAATCAATATCCAGTCTGTTGTCATTGGAAACCATTAAGATTGATGATTATATCTTCTTCCTTGCCttgttaaattttgaatttactgTTTGTTGGGAAGCAAATTGTTCCCAAATAGTGAGGACTAAGGACTGTTGTACCGCATTTTGGAGCATACCAAGTTGTACTGGAGGTGGATCGGCATAGTTCCGCCCCTTGATTTGAGAAACAGGCAAGGGAGGGtggagggagaaggaaaaagagggagagggagagagagggggggggagggagagggagagcaaggaagggagggggagataggaaggagggggagagagaacaaaagaggccaagagagggagaaagaggggGCATTCAAGCCTCCATCTCCGGCGCATGAGAATAGGAGCGGAGCCCCTATTTCGGAACTGAAACAGGGGCTCTAGCcactttttttgaattttttttatagtgAAGTCGACACTTAAAAAAGGCTCTGCCCCTGTTCTCATGTGCCAGAGGAGATGGGGACTCGaaatcccccctctctctcagcCTCTTtgtctccccctccctctgcctctccctccctccccccctctctcttcgtctctttccttctcccattccccctccctcgctgactTTGCTGTGTTGGTTTGGATTCAAAATGGAACGGAACGGCATGGTACCATACCGTACTATACCATAACCGGTAGGGGTCTTAGTATTGGCACAACAAACTTTGGTGAGAACAATTTTTATGGCCCATTTAAAAAATTACAATATGCTGAGAACCCAAGTGCTAtgtttctactttttttttgagaaaacaaTTGAGGATTATTTCTGCTTTTGCTGAAGATAACACTCATAAAGTATAATGTTTTTGGAGCAAATCATAGAAGTATTCTAAAGGCATGTGCCTTCAACATCTGAATCAGCTTGTTCCTTTTTAATGCTATTTTGTATATTGCTTGCTTTCAATTTAAAATTTCTAACATTGGATTATGTGTATGATGGAAATTTTAAAACCATATCTGCCCATTGTTCTCGAACATGCTTGTTACAAACATTCTCTGTTAAATTTGAAATTGACATCAGGTGCAATTGTAGCAAAAAAATATTGCATGTTGAGATTGCCATTTCTTTGCCATTGTTTAGTTGTTGAGTATTATGGAAAACTGCTTAAATTTTTCTTTAGTCATGTGACTTTGTAAATAATGATGGTGGACCTTGGTGCAACGGTAAGGTTGCTCCACCATGACCTGGGTGTCACGGGTTTGGTACGTAGAAACAACCTTTCTGCATGCTAAGGTAAGGCTACATACATCTGACCCTTTCCAGATCTTGCTGTGATGGGGCCCCAGGCCCATGCACTAGGCCATCCTCATCCTTTTCTATGTGGCTTTGTCCTGAGTGACCAAAGCAGATTTTAGAAATCTCTCGAATGAGGTAGATGACTAGATGGCGACTCTAGAAATTTTACTTTGACATTTGAACGGGCTATGTTTttatgccttttctttttccccagTTTATATGCTTTTATGTATTTGTTGCTTGTAGATTTGTAACCTGTCACTATGACCTGCAACATTATGTTTTCCGCATATGATTTAGGTAGTGGAATTGGTACTTTGAGTTAGTTGTTTTGtacatttatatttaaaaatctaTGGTAACTTGTTACTGTTAAATCCCAGATACGTTCCTATCTTTGATATGTATGCAATGTTTCTGATATATGCAGTACATTCAATTTAGATGATAAAAAATATGACAACGAAAATACATTTCCAAGGAATGCCTCAGATCCTGAACAGGTATTTTATGACAGGAAATCATAATGTTATCCACCACTTCATGCTTTATTGTTATTCTGCTTGAGTCGAATTTTCTCTACCAGTGCAATTTTCTTTCAAGCATATGAGactaaattattatttattcatTTCAAAGATTGCTCGAGCTATTTATGATGTTGAGGAAGCAACAGCTGGTGCATTTGACATAATATTGGAACACAAGGTCAAGCTTTTACTTCTTGGATTAGATTTATAAGTTATTggttttttaaagaaattggaCTTACAATTCTGTTGTTCTCGTACAATTTGCAGATGATCAAGTCAGAGACTCAAGCCCCACTTATAAAGTTCTTCCAGCTTTTGGTCACCCATCATCCTTCTAAAAGGTCAAATATCAGACTTTTATGCATCTAAGAAAATGGAGTTTGTAGTTGCTTACTCTGGTGTTTGGTAATTAGGTGTCGAAGGGGAAGTGCTGAGATACTTGTAAACTTCGATGATATGTGGCCTTCAAATCTTTTTCCAGTCAGTTCTCAAGAGATCACCACATTGCAGGAAAGGAACAGACTCAAGAGTTACTTGATCTGTGGCAAGGAAGTCCCTCGCGGATATTGGGTGGGAATCTTGCTTCTTTGGACTATTCTGTTCTGTAGTAGACTGATTTCTTTTTGTATTTAAGCAttcctaaatattttttttggatatgtGGGTAACTAATATCTTGGTTCAGTCAACTTGCCTTAGAATTGAATTGTACAGTtactattctttctctctcttgaataatatagaaagaaagaTTTCTTGGGGAAAAATGTGATTGGAAATGCCCAATAAAAAGGTCTTACAAGTACCAGCTGGAAGGCAGCTTTTATGAGCAGGAAAGCTTTGGTTTTTTTGCCAAGGACAAGCTAGAAAACTTAGATTCTGTTGGTCTTGCTTATTCTTATTTCAGTTACCTGCGTTGTTTGATAAAAAGAGATGAGTTTTCTTTGCTCAAAGACAAAGGTGGTGCATATGGATTAGGTAAAATAATATTCAGTTCCACTCTTCACAAGTCAAGCCTGAACCTAGTATCTAAATTGTTGGTTCATTCTAAATCATTCATCTCGACTCAAACCTCAATATGTTGTGCTCAATTCTATGAATTCTGATCCAGCCTACAAAGACCAAATAAACTTGACTTCATACTGATTTATCTTCTTACTTCTAAACCAGACGTCTAAAAATAAACCCAACCTGAGCTGAACTTGCCTTAGGTAAATGGATCTATTTTACATCCTCAATTCATAACAAATCTAGTGCAGGTTCATTTCATGTTAGACCCAAATTCTACCAAAGTCATTTGGGTATTTGTTTGTGCTAATGCTTTtcacctctctctccctttaGTCACTAGGCATAGCATTTCAGTTACATGTTTGCCAAAAACCAAATATCTCAAATGCTTGTTCATGAAGCACTTTCATGGAAGTGCTTAATGAGAATACCTCTCTCAAAAGCAAAAGCAACAAAAAAACAATTGGATGGGTGTGTTGGTTTCATGCATAGTTAACTGAAATGATGAGACTGAGAGACTACATTGATTCAACCAAGTCATAGTTTTCTCACTAGAAGTCTGAAACTTACGTAGATGccttttaaaacttaaaaaaatgcATAAATGAATTTACCGTTAGATATCGTCCTCCTTGATTCTTAGGCATTTTTGCTTGAAATTTACCTTTTTTGTTTTATAGATATTGGGCATTGTAGTCGGTTTAATCTACAATCTTTCTTCATTTACCATATCCAAGTCTCTTTTTGCTTCATTCCACCTTTTATTTCATGGAAACCATGAAAAATGTTTCATCTTGACCTTTAAATGACCTTTAAAGGGGTGTCATATAATAAACAAGTCAATACTTGGTCTTTTCGAAGTTTCTTTTATACTACACCAGCCATGGCCATTGCCATGACCGAATCTGGTAACAAAAGCATCATGAATTCTTGGAAGCTAAATCCTTCTATTTGGTGCAATTCAAGAAATAACTATCATTCCTCACAAGATTTTAAGTACTGGTACTGAAGCTTCTATGATTTTTCCATCGGAACACTATGGCATCAGTACGGTAGTGGTACTGACAGTACATATCGgaaattataaaaaaagaaaaagaaaaaccttcAATACTGACTGGTATGTTACTACCAATATGCACCGGTATAGATCGATATGAGTGGTATTTACTGTTACAGATGTTTTTGACATCCCAGCACCCAAACTGCTGCTTGTTTCGTATTGGAATGGTATGATACTGATAGTACCATGGTCTACCGTACCAGTCCGTAtcggcctgggaccggtaccggatcagcgtggaatccggtaccggtggtttattgttggagaatcggtacgggaccggtacggaccggtacggaccggtacgggaccttGGATAGTACCATTCCATTCTAGCAGTAATTAAATCCATGATTCCACATGTCCTTGGGTGCTACATCTAAAATAATATCACATCTCTTTCATCATATTTATCCACCTATAATGCTTTGCATAGTTAGTACATGCTACATTATTTAAAACATTTTGCATGACCTGCTTATTCATGTTGCAATTTTTTTCCATACTTATTTGTACAAAATCACATTGCAGATTTTTTGTCGTGGCAGCCAAAATGATACGAGAGGCTTTAGGTATTGAATTTCTTAGCTTTCCAATAACAATCCATGCTCTTGtttctttatatttaattatgtaCAGAATGAgcttgtgcttatggaagacaTTATCAAGAGCATAAGTTCCTCTAACTTTATTGCTTCAAGTCAagattttatatatatgtttagAAAGGAATGTATTGTAATTAGAACCTCGATTACTTaactttataataataaaatcctAAAAATCAGATTAAACTGGCCTTGTAATTATGTTTGTCATTAAAACTGATATTTGAACCCTAGAATGCCCTCTATTAATTTTAGGCAATGTAGGGGTACTTCTAGATCTTGGAAGATCTTTCCAATGAACCTAGGTTTGCCAAAAAAACAAGATTGCAGGTATGCATGGGACTAAGTGTTTCAGGCCTTTTAGTAAAATACATTCACCAGTTCATCAAACAACACATTTTCACAAATTATATTACTCAATTTTTTGTGTCTTCATAATCAAGCATGGGAAAGCCCACCTAACAAGCCTTGGTGAATATCTTATTTGTTATCTATTGTTGATTAACAGTTTTCATCCCTAAAAGTCCTCATCCTTGaacatactttttttttaaataaaaaaaaatgttagggGTGTCAATGGGTCAAGTCACAAAATGATGCCTAGTGTTGAATCCTCAGGCCCGAACCTGTGCTGGCCTGAATCAGGCCCGAAGTCTCGTGCCCTAGCTTGATCCTACCAAACCTAGACCAAGCATGAGGGTCTCATGCCCGAGTTCAACCCATCCACTAATGTTCTGTTGGGCCGGGCTGGGCTCAAGTCAGGCACCCGATCATTTTGGGCCAACATCTAAAGCCCAGACCCATCTCGAAAACTTTTGGGCTTCCCAAAATACTGAGCTAAAGATCCCAGCCTGGGATCTGTTTAACTTTTTGGGGCCAGGTCATCAGGCCACTCATGCCAGTTGGTCCATTGACAGCCCTAGATGTAGTTGCTTTCTTCGTGATTCCCTCTCTATTTCTGTTCCTTTTGAAACTTCCAATATATGCCACCTTGTAAGGATAGTTGTCAAAAGGAGTCTCTTGCAAGGATTGACCCGGTTATGTTTCTGGCCTTCTGGGTGAAGATGAACTAGGCCTCAACTTGATATTGTTTAAAGTTTTATAAGTTATGATTTTCACAAGCAGACTTGTAACCTTTAGGACAGCagcatttgttttttttgtttttttttttctagaagaatcttgTAGTTGGCTTTGTCATTTCATATGGGGTGAGTAAAAACAAAATTTCATGTCTGTCTGCTAAGCACCCATTTTAAGGGAGGTTAATCTTGGCTAAAGAATTCCAAACCTGAACACTAAGAGGGAACTTTTAAGCCTAAGCAACCTACCAAAATACCAATTCGATAATCTCCATCTCTGAGCTTTCCTTTTATCACCAAAGCACCACCTACTATCCTCATTTGAGGAGACGAAGGGCTTATTGAACTTGTTTTTATACTTCTGCCTGTGTTGCTTTAGCTTGATACAAATTACGGGGACATCCACAAGTATCTcagaaatatttattttggttgAGTATGAATTTATTTTGAGTGGAAAGCAGAGGTTGTAAAATTTAGGGGTTTGAAACATCCGTTGGAAGCATCTAATATGGAATAAAAATTACAACTAACAAAAATCCAGTAATTAGGTTATTGCTTTGCAACAAAGTGTGTGATGTTCAGATGTAGTGAACTCTGAACCACAAAAGGGAGGGTGTGTGTGTGGTTAAGGGTGTCGGGAAGTAATTGCTATATTAGTGGAGTTAATAAAATTTACTGGTTTTGAGACATCCCTTGAAAAAAAATGGTACAGAATAAACATTATAACTAATGATCTCGTAATTCCTTTATTGCTTTTTAACGAAGTGCAGGATATTTAGATTCAGAAAACTCGGAACCACAAAGTGGGGATGGTTTGAGATGTTAGGAAGTAATTGCTATGTGGGAGTGAAATTCTAGAGCAGGTACACTACTCTTTGTAGAAGATTCCAGCTACCAAGGCCTTGATTGAATAAGTTGTGTACAATCTTTGCAATAAAATAGAAGAATTTGTTACAAGTGTGGCAACCTATATTGTTTATAGTGCATTGATGTCAATTTAAAGTGCAGCCCTGGAAACCCCAGATTAAGCCATATCACTTGTTCATAAATATTGGCACTTCGTGTGATAAGATTGGAAAGGTAACATACTCATCATCCTAACTTAAATTGATAGAATGATTGTTGCTGATTTAGTTTCTCTGCTGATCTATATTTGGTAGCTCGTAATATTTTTCCATCAGTGGTGCTTGAAAGCTTCATCTATTAGAACTCTGGGTCTCTCGTAGGTCGTCCAACTGGATGTTCAATGGTCTCCCATGAGATCAAATGAGAAATGAAAACAGAtggatgattaaaaaaaaaaacagttgacAAACTGAGACTCCTGGCACAATTTGATCCTACCTCCTCTCTTTgcattaataataaattatgcATCTCAGCTGATGCCCTCTTCTTTGATTAACTACTGCAAGAATCGCAACCATTCTTTCTGCATGATATGTGCATCACATGTTAACATCTAGTATCGGCTAACATAACCATATCTTCTTGATAGGTCGCATCAAATATGTTACATGCCTTTTGCCTGATGGGTTCAAATAAATACATTACTTACAGAATGCCATCAGAAATGTTATTTTCACTTATGTGGTTATATTATTTTGCAGCTGTGGCCTCTGGGTTCTATTACATTCTCTATCTGTAAGAGTCGTTGATGGAGAAAGCCATTTGGCTTTCACAGCTATCTGTGATTTCATCCATAATTTCTTCATCTGTGAGGAATGTCGTGGACATTTTTATGAGATGTGCTCGAGGTATGAAAGATAAATAGCAAATATGCGTTTCAGTGTGCCGTCTATACATCTCATTATAAAAATTTCGCTTGCAGTGTTTCAGTCCCATTTAAGACAACTCACGACCTAAGCCTTTGGCTATGGAACACACATAACAAAGTCAACGAGAGGctaatgaaagaagaaaaagcgTTTGGAACTGGTGACCCAATGTTCCCCAAGATTATTTGGCCGCCAAAGCAGCTCTGCCCATCATGCTATCTTTCTTCTAGCAGGAAAAGAACTGGCACGAGTCAAGTAGATTGGAATGAGGATGAGGTGTTCAAGTTTTTGGTTCAATATTATGGCAAAACTCTTGTGTCATCTTACAAGGATGCAAGCCTCCGCAGCAACAGGAATGATGAACCAGGGGCAGATGATTCCACCACCTCAACAAATGCAGTTGCTGTACCGCTTGGAGCTGCCCTAGCCATTAGTTTTGCCAGCTGTGCATTTGGGGTGCTAGCTTGCTTTTGGCGGACACAGCAGAAAAATCGGAAGTACTTACATCAACTAAACTCTTTAAAGAACATATGATTAGTAGGAGGTTAATCATCAGTTTTTTTGGCTTTGTTAGAAAGGCATCGGCTAATAGGAATGTGAGTAGTGCTTGTGGAGGTGGTGActcattcttttcttctttttttttttccaattataTATTTCAGGCAAAGAAAGAATCGGGGCTGAGATGATTCCAGTGTTAATCAGGCACTAATGCTATTAACTGAGCTGCATGGCATCATGGATGTCTCTCAGGGACCACCCCCTCGTGCTCTCTTTTAATATTTGTCAAATTATTCCTGAAGGCCATGAAATGTATGTTATCTCATAGTTGCAATTTTGAAAAGGAGTGCATCAAAAAGCACATATACATTGCAAAAACAAAGAGGTGGTGCAGATTAGCAATTTagaaactttcttttctttttctccaaatACTTTTGTGTCCATGTCAAGATATTTTAATTGCTATCAGGCTGTGAACAGGTTAGGAATCCTGACTGCTGAACCCAACTGAGGATGGGATCTGAACAGCTCATGTTTCTGTTCAGTCCATTGTTGGGTTTTGTTGGTAACCTTTACATTGAATGATTCAGTATGGGGTTTTGATATGGTCATcactcttttctctttcttctctttatgTTGGAGAATGCGAATGGATTTGGTTGTGGGACACCTAAACGACCTCATGATGACTGGACCTCCCATCCTTGGGATACTTTCCAGTGTGAGGGAGATCATCTATTCAGAGGATAACCGCAATACTTGAAAAATTGGAACTGGTGAATCGTGGGGATCAAAACAAGCTCTACATTATTTCACTCTTGCACAAATGAAGCAATGCAGTCGTAGATTTGATGCTAGCCGGAATGCTGAAAGTACATCTTGAAATAGTTTAGATTTGATGGGCCTTTACAGTAATTGCCATCCAGAATTCAAGCTTGTAAGTTTTATTGTTGCAAAGGGTATTTACTTGAGCAACAATTTGAGAAATACCAAAAGGTTTGGAACACTCGATCTCTTCAAAGTGGCCAAATTTCTTTCCTTTCATCTGTTCTTCTCTCTTAATTCTAATTGATAACTGAGTACTATCATCACCAATTGCTGTAAATCATAAAATATTGTTGAGGAGCATATTCGAAGTTGTGGACGAATACCTAGAGGACTACAATTTAAGCTGGCATTAATGGGTTATAAACTTGCTATGCTCCCACTTAATTTTAGAGTTGGCAAATGatagcataaaattaagataaatgCTTGGCACCAGTTCATGGCACTTGAATTGTGAAGCTATGTGGTGATATTATTTTCATTCCCTCCACTTATcagaaaattattattttttcgatACGTTGGTTATGtcataaagaagaaaaaggttatcatgtCGGAGTTGTAACATATTCATCTGACATTGATCTTATAAAAATTGGATAAAGAACTTCTAATCAAGAGATCACTCATTCTTGGATTTTTGACGCTGATGTGGACGGTAATTGGATTGCATGCAGTTGCAATGGAGGGGTTTTGGTGCGTTGTACTAAGTTTTCTCCCATATAGAAAAGAATGCAGTGTACTAAgtaatatttttatcttttcgtTCTGTTTAATGTGATGTTTTCTTTAGATGCTGCCCTTGTCAGTTGATAAGAAAGGTGGTGTTACATCAAATGTACATTAGTCAAGCTAAAGCTGCCCCTTGCCATAACTGCTTTAAGTTTTGAGCCTGCCAGGAAGACCACACACAAATCACTAGAAACAACTTGACACTGACAAAATCTAATATTCCTCACCATCAACAAAAATTTCCCCCACTACGTAAGATGTATAAAGGCCAAGAAAAATGTTATCCGGCCCTAACCAGATGcataaacataaaagaaaaaaaagccagcTGCTGTGCTTCCGAGCATACAAACAAGTGAAAGTGAGTACTGTAACTGATGTTCCATTTCAGAATAAACCATTTCCAAATTACCTAAGAAATGATATACCAACAGAAGAATGAAGCTCTTCGTAGGCATAGCATATTGACtttttaaccatcaaaattaTGATCAAGACCAAAAGCTTTTTGTTAGACATAATACGACAATAGATGAAGAAGGGAACCGCACCAAATTTTACTAGATCACCATTATGTTGAATTCCCAACAAAAATTCATGGCAAATCAAGCTTTAAGCTTCTTCCCTCCCTACAACAATACGATCGCCATCCCCAGCATGAAATCCCCCCAGATACAATGAAATTCTTCGACAATTCAAAAGAGAAACTATCATTATTTCCTTTTGAAGACCAATATATCATCTACTAATCTAGTCGACTAAAAATC
This portion of the Phoenix dactylifera cultivar Barhee BC4 chromosome 11, palm_55x_up_171113_PBpolish2nd_filt_p, whole genome shotgun sequence genome encodes:
- the LOC103716811 gene encoding sulfhydryl oxidase 1-like isoform X1, which encodes MSIPNSSSDVVLLLSLLLLSGIVSSAGNRRSLLRSLGDGPDLPDAAVDLNSSNFIRVLKESPAAFAVVEFFANWCPACRNYKPHYEKVARLFNGPDAPHPGIVIMTRVDCAMKMNKNLCGSFSVRHYPMLLWGPPPKFASGQWDPKKEKSEIQLIDDERTADHLLNWINKRIGSTFNLDDKKYDNENTFPRNASDPEQIARAIYDVEEATAGAFDIILEHKMIKSETQAPLIKFFQLLVTHHPSKRCRRGSAEILVNFDDMWPSNLFPVSSQEITTLQERNRLKSYLICGKEVPRGYWIFCRGSQNDTRGFSCGLWVLLHSLSVRVVDGESHLAFTAICDFIHNFFICEECRGHFYEMCSSVSVPFKTTHDLSLWLWNTHNKVNERLMKEEKAFGTGDPMFPKIIWPPKQLCPSCYLSSSRKRTGTSQVDWNEDEVFKFLVQYYGKTLVSSYKDASLRSNRNDEPGADDSTTSTNAVAVPLGAALAISFASCAFGVLACFWRTQQKNRKYLHQLNSLKNI
- the LOC103716811 gene encoding sulfhydryl oxidase 1-like isoform X2, which gives rise to MSIPNSSSDVVLLLSLLLLSGIVSSAGNRRSLLRSLGDGPDLPDAAVDLNSSNFIRVLKESPAAFAVVEFFANWCPACRNYKPHYEKVARLFNGPDAPHPGIVIMTRVDCAMKMNKNLCGSFSVRHYPMLLWGPPPKFASGQWDPKKEKSEIQLIDDERTADHLLNWINKRIGSTFNLDDKKYDNENTFPRNASDPEQIARAIYDVEEATAGAFDIILEHKMIKSETQAPLIKFFQLLVTHHPSKRCRRGSAEILVNFDDMWPSNLFPVSSQEITTLQERNRLKSYLICGKEVPRGYWIFCRGSQNDTRGFSCGLWVLLHSLSVRVVDGESHLAFTAICDFIHNFFICEECRGHFYEMCSSVSVPFKTTHDLSLWLWNTHNKVNERLMKEEKAFGTGDPMFPKIIWPPKQLCPSCYLSSSRKRTGTSQVDWNEDEVFKFLVQYYGKTLVSSYKDASLRSNRNDEPGADDSTTSTNAVAVPLGAALAISFASCAFGVLACFWRTQQKNRKQRKNRG